One window of the Serinus canaria isolate serCan28SL12 chromosome 9, serCan2020, whole genome shotgun sequence genome contains the following:
- the CARD8 gene encoding caspase recruitment domain-containing protein 8 isoform X3, whose amino-acid sequence MSGPAPEPDSGAESLSSDEKEVTPNGMEGSGSGSGSGSGSGSGSGSAEEHPEGEASSEDSSSSSSEEESDEEQEEKESPPYCNESGESCLPPCEHCRNENDQKEQVTPRRLAGGQFMVQLDAEGSYQCSSTGLIFEVTGRARITYSLLSWSKYAPLVQKPWIVGGPLFDVRCSAPGALLSIQFPHCLCLGGHGASVAFKVLHIKGGGAAIEPSAEFSASHVKWVVSSLSPVGPLIHSQEPLQYHGAVILYKAIDEHPSLSFWVYLATNNDSFIKDISKAVKHSKRKFVQIEKPPVCQKLLQEGKKYRLICEPEAEITPEEIEFVDGSLLKLKSYFEVYLEKPDDFTLSLVEQDSDETVWKAKLRERDWIHYDQNRNEQKRSTGSVKRRKPALSILEEEGLHSKKQKTGGTADGVGAKSLTDQQLLVIAKLLDRHWREMAIECLQMEMKDIDDIRAMEDNVTMQKLLVLRKWRDREQGHGTAEALQRTLGEKATYEILQALQGISSQGM is encoded by the exons ATGTCCGGCCCGGCTCCGGAGCCCGACAg CGGGGCAGAGTCCCTCTCCTCCGATGAAAAAG AGGTGACACCCAATGGCATGGagggatcgggatcgggatcgggatcgggatcgggatcgggatcgggatcgggatcggcTGAGGAGCACCCGGAGG GAGAAGCCAGTTCTGaggacagctccagcagcagctcagaagaGGAGTCAG ATGAAgaacaggaggagaaggaatcCCCACCTTACTGCAATGAGTCAG GAGAGAGCTGCTTGCCACCCTGTGAGCACTGCAGGAATGAAAAT GACCAGAAGGAGCAAGTGACCCCCAGGAGACTTGCTGGAGGACAATTCAt GGTGCAGCTGGACGCGGAGGGCTCCTACCAGTGCAGCAGCACGGGGCTGATCTTCGAGGTGACGGGCAGGGCCAGGATCACCTACTCGCTGCTGTCCTGGAGCAAGTACGCCCCGCTGGTGCAGAAGCCGTGGATCGTGGGCGGGCCGCTGTTCGACGTGCGCTGCTCGGCTCCGGGCGCGCTGCTCTCCATCCAGTTCCCGCACTGCCTCTGCCTCGGCG gTCACGGGGCCAGCGTGGCTTTCAAGGTGCTGCACATCAAGGGCGGTGGCGCGGCCATCGAGCCCTCGGCCGAGTTCTCGGCGTCGCACGTCAAGTGGGTGGTGAGCTCCCTGTCCCCCGTGGGACCCCTGATCCACAGCCAGGAGCCCCTGCAGTACCACGGGGCTGTCATCCTCTACAAGGCCATCGACGAGCACCCCTCCCTGTCCTTCTGGGTCTACCTGGCCACCAACAATGACTCCTTCATCAAG gaTATCTCAAAGGCTGTAAAACACTCGAAAAGGAAATTTGTTCAAATTGAAAAGCCCCCTGTATGCCAAAAattgctgcaggaaggaaagaagtACAGACTGATCTGTGAGCCAGAGGCTGAAATAACTCCTGAG GAGATTGAGTTTGTTGATGGGTCACTGCTGAAGCTGAAGAGTTACTTTGAGGTGTATTTGGAGAAGCCTGATGACTTCACCCTGTCCCTGGTGGAGCAGGACTCGGATGAGACTGTCTGGAAAGCCAAGCTGAGGGAGA GGGATTGGATCCACTATGACCAGAACAGGAACGAGCAGAAGAGGAGCACAGGCA gtgTGAAGAGGAGGAAGCCAGCCCTCAGCATCCTGGAGGAAGAGGGGCTccacagcaaaaagcaaaaaactggcggcactgcag ATGGAGTGGGAGCAAAAAGCTTGACAGACCAACAGCTGCTGGTGATTGCCAAGCTGCTGGACCGGCACTGGAGGGAGATGGCCATCGAGTGTCTGCAGATGGAGATGAAGGACATCGATGACATCCGGGCCATGGAGGACAACGTGACCATGC
- the CARD8 gene encoding caspase recruitment domain-containing protein 8 isoform X1, which translates to MSGPAPEPDSGAESLSSDEKELAREELNPSPALTPCLSLAEVTPNGMEGSGSGSGSGSGSGSGSGSAEEHPEGEASSEDSSSSSSEEESDEEQEEKESPPYCNESGESCLPPCEHCRNENDQKEQVTPRRLAGGQFMVQLDAEGSYQCSSTGLIFEVTGRARITYSLLSWSKYAPLVQKPWIVGGPLFDVRCSAPGALLSIQFPHCLCLGGHGASVAFKVLHIKGGGAAIEPSAEFSASHVKWVVSSLSPVGPLIHSQEPLQYHGAVILYKAIDEHPSLSFWVYLATNNDSFIKDISKAVKHSKRKFVQIEKPPVCQKLLQEGKKYRLICEPEAEITPEEIEFVDGSLLKLKSYFEVYLEKPDDFTLSLVEQDSDETVWKAKLRERDWIHYDQNRNEQKRSTGSVKRRKPALSILEEEGLHSKKQKTGGTADGVGAKSLTDQQLLVIAKLLDRHWREMAIECLQMEMKDIDDIRAMEDNVTMQKLLVLRKWRDREQGHGTAEALQRTLGEKATYEILQALQGISSQGM; encoded by the exons ATGTCCGGCCCGGCTCCGGAGCCCGACAg CGGGGCAGAGTCCCTCTCCTCCGATGAAAAAG AATTGGCAAGAGAAGAGTTaaatccctccccagctctcactccctgcctttcccttgcAGAGGTGACACCCAATGGCATGGagggatcgggatcgggatcgggatcgggatcgggatcgggatcgggatcgggatcggcTGAGGAGCACCCGGAGG GAGAAGCCAGTTCTGaggacagctccagcagcagctcagaagaGGAGTCAG ATGAAgaacaggaggagaaggaatcCCCACCTTACTGCAATGAGTCAG GAGAGAGCTGCTTGCCACCCTGTGAGCACTGCAGGAATGAAAAT GACCAGAAGGAGCAAGTGACCCCCAGGAGACTTGCTGGAGGACAATTCAt GGTGCAGCTGGACGCGGAGGGCTCCTACCAGTGCAGCAGCACGGGGCTGATCTTCGAGGTGACGGGCAGGGCCAGGATCACCTACTCGCTGCTGTCCTGGAGCAAGTACGCCCCGCTGGTGCAGAAGCCGTGGATCGTGGGCGGGCCGCTGTTCGACGTGCGCTGCTCGGCTCCGGGCGCGCTGCTCTCCATCCAGTTCCCGCACTGCCTCTGCCTCGGCG gTCACGGGGCCAGCGTGGCTTTCAAGGTGCTGCACATCAAGGGCGGTGGCGCGGCCATCGAGCCCTCGGCCGAGTTCTCGGCGTCGCACGTCAAGTGGGTGGTGAGCTCCCTGTCCCCCGTGGGACCCCTGATCCACAGCCAGGAGCCCCTGCAGTACCACGGGGCTGTCATCCTCTACAAGGCCATCGACGAGCACCCCTCCCTGTCCTTCTGGGTCTACCTGGCCACCAACAATGACTCCTTCATCAAG gaTATCTCAAAGGCTGTAAAACACTCGAAAAGGAAATTTGTTCAAATTGAAAAGCCCCCTGTATGCCAAAAattgctgcaggaaggaaagaagtACAGACTGATCTGTGAGCCAGAGGCTGAAATAACTCCTGAG GAGATTGAGTTTGTTGATGGGTCACTGCTGAAGCTGAAGAGTTACTTTGAGGTGTATTTGGAGAAGCCTGATGACTTCACCCTGTCCCTGGTGGAGCAGGACTCGGATGAGACTGTCTGGAAAGCCAAGCTGAGGGAGA GGGATTGGATCCACTATGACCAGAACAGGAACGAGCAGAAGAGGAGCACAGGCA gtgTGAAGAGGAGGAAGCCAGCCCTCAGCATCCTGGAGGAAGAGGGGCTccacagcaaaaagcaaaaaactggcggcactgcag ATGGAGTGGGAGCAAAAAGCTTGACAGACCAACAGCTGCTGGTGATTGCCAAGCTGCTGGACCGGCACTGGAGGGAGATGGCCATCGAGTGTCTGCAGATGGAGATGAAGGACATCGATGACATCCGGGCCATGGAGGACAACGTGACCATGC
- the CARD8 gene encoding caspase recruitment domain-containing protein 8 isoform X2: MSGPAPEPDSGAESLSSDEKELAREELNPSPALTPCLSLAEVTPNGMEGSGSGSGSAEEHPEGEASSEDSSSSSSEEESDEEQEEKESPPYCNESGESCLPPCEHCRNENDQKEQVTPRRLAGGQFMVQLDAEGSYQCSSTGLIFEVTGRARITYSLLSWSKYAPLVQKPWIVGGPLFDVRCSAPGALLSIQFPHCLCLGGHGASVAFKVLHIKGGGAAIEPSAEFSASHVKWVVSSLSPVGPLIHSQEPLQYHGAVILYKAIDEHPSLSFWVYLATNNDSFIKDISKAVKHSKRKFVQIEKPPVCQKLLQEGKKYRLICEPEAEITPEEIEFVDGSLLKLKSYFEVYLEKPDDFTLSLVEQDSDETVWKAKLRERDWIHYDQNRNEQKRSTGSVKRRKPALSILEEEGLHSKKQKTGGTADGVGAKSLTDQQLLVIAKLLDRHWREMAIECLQMEMKDIDDIRAMEDNVTMQKLLVLRKWRDREQGHGTAEALQRTLGEKATYEILQALQGISSQGM, encoded by the exons ATGTCCGGCCCGGCTCCGGAGCCCGACAg CGGGGCAGAGTCCCTCTCCTCCGATGAAAAAG AATTGGCAAGAGAAGAGTTaaatccctccccagctctcactccctgcctttcccttgcAGAGGTGACACCCAATGGCATGGagggatcgggatcgggatcgggatcgg cTGAGGAGCACCCGGAGG GAGAAGCCAGTTCTGaggacagctccagcagcagctcagaagaGGAGTCAG ATGAAgaacaggaggagaaggaatcCCCACCTTACTGCAATGAGTCAG GAGAGAGCTGCTTGCCACCCTGTGAGCACTGCAGGAATGAAAAT GACCAGAAGGAGCAAGTGACCCCCAGGAGACTTGCTGGAGGACAATTCAt GGTGCAGCTGGACGCGGAGGGCTCCTACCAGTGCAGCAGCACGGGGCTGATCTTCGAGGTGACGGGCAGGGCCAGGATCACCTACTCGCTGCTGTCCTGGAGCAAGTACGCCCCGCTGGTGCAGAAGCCGTGGATCGTGGGCGGGCCGCTGTTCGACGTGCGCTGCTCGGCTCCGGGCGCGCTGCTCTCCATCCAGTTCCCGCACTGCCTCTGCCTCGGCG gTCACGGGGCCAGCGTGGCTTTCAAGGTGCTGCACATCAAGGGCGGTGGCGCGGCCATCGAGCCCTCGGCCGAGTTCTCGGCGTCGCACGTCAAGTGGGTGGTGAGCTCCCTGTCCCCCGTGGGACCCCTGATCCACAGCCAGGAGCCCCTGCAGTACCACGGGGCTGTCATCCTCTACAAGGCCATCGACGAGCACCCCTCCCTGTCCTTCTGGGTCTACCTGGCCACCAACAATGACTCCTTCATCAAG gaTATCTCAAAGGCTGTAAAACACTCGAAAAGGAAATTTGTTCAAATTGAAAAGCCCCCTGTATGCCAAAAattgctgcaggaaggaaagaagtACAGACTGATCTGTGAGCCAGAGGCTGAAATAACTCCTGAG GAGATTGAGTTTGTTGATGGGTCACTGCTGAAGCTGAAGAGTTACTTTGAGGTGTATTTGGAGAAGCCTGATGACTTCACCCTGTCCCTGGTGGAGCAGGACTCGGATGAGACTGTCTGGAAAGCCAAGCTGAGGGAGA GGGATTGGATCCACTATGACCAGAACAGGAACGAGCAGAAGAGGAGCACAGGCA gtgTGAAGAGGAGGAAGCCAGCCCTCAGCATCCTGGAGGAAGAGGGGCTccacagcaaaaagcaaaaaactggcggcactgcag ATGGAGTGGGAGCAAAAAGCTTGACAGACCAACAGCTGCTGGTGATTGCCAAGCTGCTGGACCGGCACTGGAGGGAGATGGCCATCGAGTGTCTGCAGATGGAGATGAAGGACATCGATGACATCCGGGCCATGGAGGACAACGTGACCATGC
- the CARD8 gene encoding caspase recruitment domain-containing protein 8 isoform X4, translating to MSGPAPEPDSGAESLSSDEKEVTPNGMEGSGSGSGSAEEHPEGEASSEDSSSSSSEEESDEEQEEKESPPYCNESGESCLPPCEHCRNENDQKEQVTPRRLAGGQFMVQLDAEGSYQCSSTGLIFEVTGRARITYSLLSWSKYAPLVQKPWIVGGPLFDVRCSAPGALLSIQFPHCLCLGGHGASVAFKVLHIKGGGAAIEPSAEFSASHVKWVVSSLSPVGPLIHSQEPLQYHGAVILYKAIDEHPSLSFWVYLATNNDSFIKDISKAVKHSKRKFVQIEKPPVCQKLLQEGKKYRLICEPEAEITPEEIEFVDGSLLKLKSYFEVYLEKPDDFTLSLVEQDSDETVWKAKLRERDWIHYDQNRNEQKRSTGSVKRRKPALSILEEEGLHSKKQKTGGTADGVGAKSLTDQQLLVIAKLLDRHWREMAIECLQMEMKDIDDIRAMEDNVTMQKLLVLRKWRDREQGHGTAEALQRTLGEKATYEILQALQGISSQGM from the exons ATGTCCGGCCCGGCTCCGGAGCCCGACAg CGGGGCAGAGTCCCTCTCCTCCGATGAAAAAG AGGTGACACCCAATGGCATGGagggatcgggatcgggatcgggatcgg cTGAGGAGCACCCGGAGG GAGAAGCCAGTTCTGaggacagctccagcagcagctcagaagaGGAGTCAG ATGAAgaacaggaggagaaggaatcCCCACCTTACTGCAATGAGTCAG GAGAGAGCTGCTTGCCACCCTGTGAGCACTGCAGGAATGAAAAT GACCAGAAGGAGCAAGTGACCCCCAGGAGACTTGCTGGAGGACAATTCAt GGTGCAGCTGGACGCGGAGGGCTCCTACCAGTGCAGCAGCACGGGGCTGATCTTCGAGGTGACGGGCAGGGCCAGGATCACCTACTCGCTGCTGTCCTGGAGCAAGTACGCCCCGCTGGTGCAGAAGCCGTGGATCGTGGGCGGGCCGCTGTTCGACGTGCGCTGCTCGGCTCCGGGCGCGCTGCTCTCCATCCAGTTCCCGCACTGCCTCTGCCTCGGCG gTCACGGGGCCAGCGTGGCTTTCAAGGTGCTGCACATCAAGGGCGGTGGCGCGGCCATCGAGCCCTCGGCCGAGTTCTCGGCGTCGCACGTCAAGTGGGTGGTGAGCTCCCTGTCCCCCGTGGGACCCCTGATCCACAGCCAGGAGCCCCTGCAGTACCACGGGGCTGTCATCCTCTACAAGGCCATCGACGAGCACCCCTCCCTGTCCTTCTGGGTCTACCTGGCCACCAACAATGACTCCTTCATCAAG gaTATCTCAAAGGCTGTAAAACACTCGAAAAGGAAATTTGTTCAAATTGAAAAGCCCCCTGTATGCCAAAAattgctgcaggaaggaaagaagtACAGACTGATCTGTGAGCCAGAGGCTGAAATAACTCCTGAG GAGATTGAGTTTGTTGATGGGTCACTGCTGAAGCTGAAGAGTTACTTTGAGGTGTATTTGGAGAAGCCTGATGACTTCACCCTGTCCCTGGTGGAGCAGGACTCGGATGAGACTGTCTGGAAAGCCAAGCTGAGGGAGA GGGATTGGATCCACTATGACCAGAACAGGAACGAGCAGAAGAGGAGCACAGGCA gtgTGAAGAGGAGGAAGCCAGCCCTCAGCATCCTGGAGGAAGAGGGGCTccacagcaaaaagcaaaaaactggcggcactgcag ATGGAGTGGGAGCAAAAAGCTTGACAGACCAACAGCTGCTGGTGATTGCCAAGCTGCTGGACCGGCACTGGAGGGAGATGGCCATCGAGTGTCTGCAGATGGAGATGAAGGACATCGATGACATCCGGGCCATGGAGGACAACGTGACCATGC